One part of the Carassius auratus strain Wakin unplaced genomic scaffold, ASM336829v1 scaf_tig00008846, whole genome shotgun sequence genome encodes these proteins:
- the si:zfos-323e3.4 gene encoding volume-regulated anion channel subunit LRRC8E, translating to MIPVNEFRSITSEQNPQFRVLKPWWDVLSEYLGITMLMIGVFGCTLQLTQDKISCLPNRFPDLSGGERDCSHLRQENQSLWEFSITKHLSPDVVEVFGRKNGLDIHQYEFVNHFCYERAVHWYGKYFPYLVVIHSMIFMVASSFWFKFPGTSSKIELFVTILGKCFDSPWTTRAISEVYEERREERMVVWRKNTMTKSAADNNDDMVSLIRSSIKSGSEQKSAEPQPTASLLDKKEGEQAKALFEKVRKFRTHVEAADLLYFMYVLQTALKVFKFALITVYSVALVPNIQIVVMCSVPPDLTGFSVFCCNYNKAHLFSKLAYCYICFVGVYGLLCVYSLYWLFHRPLKEYSFEAVRLETGINDIPDVKNDFAFLLHLSDQYDALYSKRFAVFLSEVSECRLRQLNLNLEWTADKLRARLSRNASERLELALFLLPGLPDTVFEISEVQSLKLELISNVTIPGTVSQLPALQEMVLIHSPAKLQLEALSHLRENLKVLRLGFEGPEQVPLWMYSLQSLEELHLSGALSSEFSRGPALDSLRELKNLRLLTLRCKLTKIPPSVVDVCGQLLRLCVHNEGTRLQVYNSLKKLVNLSALELTGCGLERIPSAVFSLSLLQELDLRENRLTTVEEILSLQHCRRLTVLKLWHNHISYIPEHISKLRALETLDLSWNKIRSLPPRLCYCTKLRHLDLSHNQLASLPSEIGILQSLQFLSLAFNSLESLPEELFSCKRLKVLALGNNSISSLSPRVGNLAQLLRLELKGNRLESLPVEIADCVSLKLTAVIVEDSLMDLLPPDVKDRMKHR from the coding sequence CTGACCCAAGACAAGATATCTTGTCTGCCGAACCGATTCCCGGATCTCTCCGGCGGAGAGCGAGACTGCAGTCACCTGCGGCAGGAGAACCAGAGTCTGTGGGAGTTCTCCATCACCAAACACCTCAGTCCGGACGTCGTGGAGGTGTTCGGCCGGAAGAACGGTCTGGATATCCACCAGTACGAGTTCGTCAACCACTTCTGCTACGAACGGGCCGTGCACTGGTACGGAAAGTACTTCCCTTACCTAGTGGTCATCCACAGCATGATCTTCATGGTGGCCAGCAGCTTCTGGTTCAAGTTCCCAGGAACCTCGTCTAAGATCGAGCTGTTTGTGACCATACTGGGGAAGTGCTTCGACTCGCCCTGGACCACGAGAGCCATCAGCGAAGTCTATGAAGAACGGCGAGAGGAGAGGATGGTCGTGTGGAGGAAGAACACAATGACCAAATCAGCCGCAGACAACAACGATGACATGGTGTCTCTGATCCGATCTTCCATAAAGTCCGGCTCGGAGCAGAAATCAGCAGAACCGCAGCCGACCGCGTCGCTCTTGGATAAGAAGGAAGGTGAGCAGGCCAAGGCCCTGTTTGAGAAAGTCCGTAAGTTTCGGACACACGTGGAGGCGGCGGATCTGCTTTACTTCATGTACGTGCTGCAGACGGCGCTGAAGGTCTTCAAATTCGCTCTGATCACAGTTTACAGCGTGGCACTGGTCCCTAACATCCAGATCGTGGTGATGTGCTCGGTGCCTCCAGATCTGACGGGGTTCAGTGTGTTCTGCTGTAACTACAATAAAGCACACCTGTTCTCTAAATTAGCCTACTGCTACATCTGCTTCGTGGGAGTGTACGGACTGCTGTGCGTTTATTCACTTTACTGGCTGTTTCACCGACCGCTGAAAGAGTATTCCTTTGAGGCAGTGCGCTTGGAGACGGGAATAAACGACATCCCGGATGTTAAAAATGACTTTGCGTTTCTGCTGCACCTCAGTGATCAGTACGACGCCCTGTACTCCAAACGCTTCGCCGTCTTCCTCTCGGAGGTCAGTGAATGTCGCTTACGGCAGCTCAACCTCAACCTGGAGTGGACGGCCGATAAACTCCGCGCTCGTCTGTCACGCAACGCCTCCGAGAGGCTGGAGCTCGCTCTGTTCCTGCTCCCAGGGTTACCCGACACTGTCTTTGAGATCTCCGAGGTCCAGTCGCTCAAACTGGAGCTGATCAGTAACGTGACGATCCCAGGAACCGTATCACAGCTTCCAGCCTTACAGGAGATGGTGTTGATCCACAGTCCGGCCAAGCTCCAGCTGGAGGCCCTCAGTCATCTGCGGGAGAACCTGAAGGTTCTGCGGTTGGGCTTCGAGGGCCCGGAGCAGGTTCCGCTGTGGATGTACAGCTTACAGAGTCTGGAGGAGCTTCACCTGAGCGGCGCTCTGAGCAGTGAGTTCTCCCGCGGTCCGGCGCTGGACTCTTTACGTGAGCTGAAGAACCTGCGCCTGCTGACCTTACGCTGCAAGCTGACCAAGATCCCGCCCAGTGTTGTGGATGTTTGCGGTCAGCTCCTGCGACTGTGCGTTCACAACGAGGGAACCAGACTCCAGGTCTACAACAGTCTGAAGAAGCTGGTGAACCTGAGCGCTCTGGAGCTGACGGGCTGCGGTCTGGAGCGGATCCCCAGCGCCGTCTTCAGTCTGTCCCTCCTGCAGGAGCTGGACCTTCGAGAGAACCGCCTCACCACCGTGGAAGAGATCTTGAGTCTGCAGCACTGTCGTCGTCTGACCGTCCTCAAGCTCTGGCACAACCACATCTCCTACATCCCCGAGCACATCAGCAAGCTCCGCGCCCTGGAGACACTGGACCTCAGCTGGAACAAGATCCGCAGTCTTCCGCCGCGCCTCTGTTACTGCACCAAACTCCGACACCTGGACCTTTCCCACAACCAGCTGGCGTCTCTGCCCTCGGAGATCGGCATCCTTCAGAGTCTGCAGTTCCTCTCGCTGGCCTTTAACTCTCTGGAGAGTCTCCCCGAGGAGCTGTTCTCCTGTAAGAGGCTGAAGGTGCTGGCGCTGGGGAATAACAGCATCTCCTCGCTGTCTCCTCGGGTCGGGAATCTGGCTCAGCTGCTTCGGCTGGAGCTGAAGGGAAACCGTCTGGAGTCTCTGCCTGTGGAGATCGCCGACTGTGTCTCGCTCAAACTGACCGCTGTGATCGTGGAGGACAGTCTGATGGACCTTCTGCCTCCAGACGTGAAGGACAGGATGAAGCACAGATAA